From Novosphingobium decolorationis, one genomic window encodes:
- a CDS encoding MacB family efflux pump subunit, with product MNQETDVQAATDQTPGAGARAPLLSLAHVRREYPSGDTVFAALKDINLEVHAGEMVAIVGQSGSGKSTLMNILGCLDRPTSGSYKVNGRDVSQFEPDELAALRREHFGFIFQRYHLLTDLTATGNVEVPAVYSGRPRRERAERAQQILTRLGLGERTGHRPGMLSGGQQQRVSIARALMNGGEVIFADEPTGALDSASGVEVMNILGELHAEGHTVIIVTHDMEVAEHAERIIEIRDGDIIDDRRNRARTHTEPLSRPAAAGSGVEQVVDRFREAFRMAVLAMSAHKLRTFLTMLGIIIGIAAVVSVVALGKGSQEKILSNISSLGTSTLTVYPGKSFGDMRSGKIETLMDTDADALSSLPYVDSVTPSVSTSVTARYRNVSATANVNGVGAEYFRVRGLELESGSLFDADAVTRLEQNAVIDENTRDTLFPDGEEALGKVVVFGKVPMRIIGIVGTQQQGFGGSDSLTVYVPYTTVMSRMLGQSFLSSITVRVSDEVSTDAAESGVTKLLETRHGTKDFFISNSDDIRETITATTQTMTLLIAAIAVISLIVGGIGVMNIMLVSVTERTSEIGVRMAVGARQSDILQQFLIEAVLVCLVGGVIGVLISLGIGVLFSMANLGFEMVYSPFSIGAAFACSTLIGVAFGFLPARRAAQLDPVDALSRD from the coding sequence ATGAACCAGGAAACCGACGTGCAGGCTGCCACCGACCAGACCCCCGGGGCGGGCGCGCGGGCGCCGCTCCTCTCGCTTGCCCACGTGCGGCGCGAGTACCCTTCGGGCGACACCGTCTTCGCCGCGCTCAAGGACATCAACCTCGAAGTCCACGCGGGCGAGATGGTCGCCATCGTCGGCCAGTCGGGCTCGGGCAAGTCGACCCTGATGAACATCCTGGGCTGCCTCGATAGGCCGACTTCGGGCAGCTACAAGGTCAACGGACGCGACGTCAGCCAGTTCGAGCCCGACGAGCTGGCCGCGCTGCGCCGCGAGCATTTCGGCTTCATCTTCCAACGCTACCACCTGCTGACCGACCTCACCGCGACCGGCAACGTCGAGGTTCCGGCGGTCTACTCCGGCAGGCCCCGGCGCGAGCGCGCCGAGCGGGCGCAGCAGATCCTCACCCGCCTTGGCCTTGGCGAGCGCACCGGGCACCGGCCGGGCATGCTCTCGGGCGGCCAGCAGCAGCGCGTCTCGATCGCGCGCGCGTTGATGAACGGGGGCGAGGTGATCTTCGCCGACGAACCGACCGGCGCGCTCGATTCGGCGAGCGGCGTCGAAGTGATGAACATCCTGGGCGAACTCCACGCCGAGGGCCACACCGTCATCATCGTCACCCACGACATGGAGGTGGCCGAGCACGCCGAGCGCATCATCGAAATCCGCGACGGCGACATCATCGACGATCGGCGCAACCGCGCGCGCACCCACACCGAGCCCCTGTCGCGCCCCGCCGCGGCAGGGAGCGGGGTCGAGCAGGTCGTCGACCGCTTTCGCGAGGCCTTCCGCATGGCGGTGCTCGCGATGTCGGCGCACAAGCTGCGCACCTTCCTGACGATGCTGGGTATCATCATCGGCATCGCCGCGGTGGTCTCGGTGGTGGCACTGGGCAAGGGCTCGCAGGAGAAGATCCTCTCCAACATCTCGAGCCTGGGCACCAGCACGCTGACGGTCTACCCCGGCAAGAGCTTCGGCGACATGCGTTCGGGCAAGATTGAGACGCTGATGGACACTGACGCCGACGCGCTCTCGAGCCTGCCTTACGTCGACAGCGTGACGCCGAGCGTCTCGACGAGCGTGACCGCGCGCTACCGCAACGTCTCGGCCACCGCCAACGTCAACGGCGTGGGCGCGGAGTACTTCCGCGTGCGCGGGCTCGAGCTGGAATCGGGCAGCCTGTTTGACGCCGACGCGGTCACCCGCCTCGAACAGAACGCGGTGATCGACGAGAACACCCGCGACACGCTGTTTCCCGATGGCGAGGAGGCGCTGGGCAAGGTGGTCGTCTTCGGCAAGGTTCCGATGCGCATCATCGGTATCGTCGGCACGCAGCAGCAGGGCTTTGGCGGTTCGGATTCGTTGACCGTCTACGTGCCCTACACCACGGTCATGAGCCGCATGCTCGGCCAGTCGTTCCTCTCCAGCATCACCGTGCGCGTGAGCGACGAGGTCTCGACCGACGCCGCCGAGAGCGGGGTCACCAAGCTGCTCGAGACGCGCCACGGGACCAAGGACTTCTTCATCTCCAACTCGGACGACATTCGCGAGACGATTACCGCGACGACCCAGACGATGACGCTGCTGATCGCGGCGATCGCGGTAATTTCGCTGATCGTGGGCGGCATCGGGGTGATGAACATTATGCTCGTCTCGGTTACTGAGCGCACCAGCGAGATCGGCGTGCGCATGGCGGTGGGCGCGCGCCAGTCCGACATTCTCCAGCAGTTCCTGATCGAGGCGGTGCTGGTGTGTCTGGTCGGCGGCGTGATCGGCGTGCTCATCTCGCTCGGCATCGGGGTGCTGTTCTCGATGGCCAATCTCGGCTTCGAGATGGTCTATTCCCCGTTCTCGATTGGCGCAGCCTTCGCGTGCTCCACGCTCATCGGCGTCGCCTTCGGTTTCCTGCCCGCGCGCCGGGCCGCGCAGCTCGACCCCGTCGATGCCCTCTCGCGCGATTAA
- a CDS encoding toll/interleukin-1 receptor domain-containing protein, with the protein MEASGRHYHAFISYSHADEVAAGNLHRWLEGYRIPARLVGTRTERGTVGSRISPIFRDRAELPAASCLDSEVERALAHSGALLVLCSPEAASSRWVNAEIGLFRRLHPDRPLIAALLRGEPAESFPPALVMPGPDGTPREPNAADFRRDKDGRHLARLKIVAGLTGLGLDHIIQRDAQRQMRRVIGITALAICLALAMALMLVFAIRAQREADEQRRQAEGLIEFMLTDLRDKLKGVGRLDVLQTVNERALGYYAEQSDLANLPADSLERRARILHAMGEDDHRRGDVAGAQAKFEEASRVTAALLAAAPQDPERIYAQAQSEFWLGYVVFMGFHPREALPHFRAYRALAGKLVRIAPKNPDYRHELGYAQGNLCSVGLDERGDPALLPECKAALETMLQVSRMEPGNRAIEADLANRHAWYGDALHKQGDDRAALVEREKQLAIAQDLRAFDPKNATYRVSWLLAQHSTSLLRYALGDRGEAQRMRAEARAELARLVASDPENNDWKLWQKRLAEPWPKDMVH; encoded by the coding sequence GTGGAGGCGTCCGGCCGGCACTACCACGCCTTCATCAGCTACAGCCATGCCGACGAAGTGGCCGCGGGCAACCTGCACCGCTGGCTGGAAGGCTATCGTATCCCCGCGCGTCTGGTGGGTACCCGCACCGAGCGCGGGACGGTCGGCTCTCGCATTTCCCCGATCTTTCGCGACCGGGCCGAACTGCCCGCGGCGAGCTGCCTTGATTCCGAGGTCGAACGTGCGCTCGCGCACTCCGGGGCACTGCTCGTGCTGTGCTCGCCCGAGGCCGCCAGCTCGCGCTGGGTCAACGCCGAGATCGGGCTGTTTCGTCGGCTCCATCCCGACCGCCCGCTGATTGCGGCCTTGCTGCGCGGCGAACCGGCCGAGAGTTTTCCCCCCGCGCTGGTCATGCCGGGGCCCGACGGCACCCCGCGCGAGCCGAACGCGGCCGATTTCCGGCGCGACAAGGACGGGCGGCACCTTGCGCGCCTCAAGATCGTGGCAGGCCTCACCGGCCTCGGCCTCGATCACATTATCCAGCGCGACGCGCAGCGTCAGATGCGACGCGTGATCGGGATCACGGCTTTGGCCATCTGTCTTGCTTTAGCAATGGCGTTGATGCTGGTGTTCGCGATCCGCGCACAACGCGAAGCGGACGAGCAACGCCGGCAGGCCGAGGGACTGATCGAATTCATGCTGACGGATCTGCGGGACAAGTTGAAGGGGGTTGGCCGCCTCGACGTTCTGCAGACGGTCAACGAGCGGGCACTGGGCTATTACGCGGAGCAATCCGACCTTGCCAACCTGCCCGCCGATTCGCTCGAGCGGCGCGCGCGCATCCTCCACGCCATGGGCGAGGACGATCACCGGCGCGGCGACGTGGCGGGTGCCCAGGCCAAGTTCGAGGAAGCTTCGCGCGTGACCGCCGCGCTCCTTGCCGCCGCTCCCCAGGATCCCGAACGGATCTACGCGCAGGCGCAAAGCGAGTTCTGGCTCGGCTACGTGGTCTTCATGGGCTTCCATCCACGCGAAGCCCTGCCGCATTTCCGTGCCTATCGCGCGCTAGCCGGCAAGCTGGTCCGGATCGCGCCGAAGAATCCCGACTACCGCCACGAACTGGGTTATGCGCAGGGCAATCTATGCTCGGTCGGACTGGACGAGCGTGGCGACCCGGCCTTGCTGCCCGAATGCAAGGCCGCGCTCGAGACGATGCTCCAGGTCAGCCGCATGGAGCCGGGCAACCGCGCCATCGAGGCCGACCTTGCCAACCGCCATGCCTGGTACGGCGATGCCTTGCACAAGCAGGGTGACGACCGCGCGGCGCTCGTCGAACGCGAGAAGCAGCTTGCGATCGCGCAGGACTTGCGTGCCTTCGACCCTAAGAACGCGACCTACCGGGTCAGTTGGCTGCTTGCGCAGCATTCGACCTCGCTCTTGCGCTACGCGCTGGGGGACAGGGGCGAGGCGCAGCGCATGCGGGCCGAGGCCCGCGCCGAACTGGCAAGGCTCGTGGCATCGGACCCCGAAAACAACGATTGGAAACTTTGGCAGAAACGTCTGGCGGAACCGTGGCCGAAGGACATGGTGCACTAA
- a CDS encoding efflux transporter outer membrane subunit: MTSLRSALPTLSTLAALVLTSGCAVTRRPYEAPVLPTQEAFSFDQPGSARSADAPWWNEFADPQLTALVDQVLAANADLAAAGIRLRQARENAALTRWNQAPTLDASASSSASKALSGNSAWDKSSGLSLGASWEVDLFGKLDAQADAARWEADATQQDLAATRLALIGTTASAWWQLGLANEQVAIGEQSLAYLQKLLQLVQRQYDAGAVSRLELRDAQQSVAAQQASLTQLRQTRVEVLKAIAALLGQQDYTGPELTRLPERELPAIAPGVPSTLLARRPDLAAAELRLRETLATSDATVASYLPSFSLTGALGTASSALLGFVSNPAASLGAALSAAELNPEKIRLGTSVARAEYDAAREDLRQTFYDALRDTEIALSARNQYIAQGTALDANYLAAMDAEELYERQYRVGYIPLRDLLDAQERLRTARSSLIQNRYDKLSAQIAVYQALGGDPTS; the protein is encoded by the coding sequence ATGACCTCGCTTCGCTCCGCGCTTCCCACGCTTTCGACGCTCGCCGCGCTCGTTCTCACCTCGGGCTGCGCGGTGACCCGCAGGCCTTACGAGGCGCCTGTCCTGCCAACGCAGGAGGCCTTCTCCTTCGATCAGCCCGGTTCCGCACGCAGCGCCGATGCGCCGTGGTGGAACGAGTTCGCCGATCCGCAGCTGACCGCGCTCGTGGACCAGGTGCTTGCCGCCAATGCCGATCTGGCCGCGGCGGGCATCCGCTTGCGCCAGGCGCGCGAGAACGCCGCGCTGACGCGGTGGAACCAGGCCCCGACCCTCGATGCGAGTGCCAGCTCGAGCGCGTCCAAGGCGCTTTCGGGCAATTCGGCCTGGGACAAGAGCAGTGGCCTCTCGCTCGGCGCGTCCTGGGAAGTCGACCTGTTCGGCAAACTCGATGCCCAGGCCGACGCGGCGCGCTGGGAAGCCGACGCGACGCAGCAGGATCTGGCCGCAACCCGCCTTGCGCTGATCGGCACGACCGCCAGCGCCTGGTGGCAACTGGGCCTTGCCAACGAGCAGGTGGCCATCGGCGAACAGAGCCTCGCCTACCTCCAGAAGCTGCTCCAGCTCGTCCAGCGCCAGTACGATGCGGGGGCTGTCTCGCGGCTCGAACTGCGCGACGCGCAGCAGAGCGTCGCAGCGCAGCAGGCTTCGCTCACCCAGTTGCGCCAGACCCGGGTGGAAGTGCTCAAGGCGATTGCCGCGCTGCTTGGCCAGCAGGACTACACCGGTCCCGAACTGACCCGCCTGCCCGAACGCGAATTGCCGGCGATCGCGCCGGGCGTGCCCTCGACCCTGCTCGCGCGTCGCCCCGATCTCGCGGCGGCCGAGCTGCGCCTGCGCGAAACGCTGGCAACGAGTGACGCGACGGTCGCGAGCTACTTGCCCAGCTTCAGCCTCACCGGTGCGCTCGGCACGGCGAGTTCGGCGCTGCTCGGCTTCGTCTCGAATCCCGCCGCCAGTCTGGGCGCGGCGCTTTCGGCGGCCGAGCTCAACCCCGAGAAGATCCGCCTCGGCACCTCGGTCGCGCGCGCCGAGTACGACGCGGCGCGCGAGGACTTGCGCCAGACCTTCTACGACGCCTTGCGCGACACAGAGATCGCGCTCTCGGCGCGCAACCAATACATTGCGCAAGGGACCGCGCTCGATGCCAACTACCTCGCCGCGATGGACGCCGAGGAACTCTACGAGCGGCAATACCGGGTCGGCTACATTCCGCTGCGCGATTTGCTCGACGCGCAGGAGCGCCTGCGCACCGCGCGCAGCAGCCTGATCCAGAACCGCTACGACAAGCTTTCCGCGCAAATTGCCGTCTATCAGGCGCTTGGTGGTGATCCCACCTCCTGA